The DNA segment ATTCCTCCATATCAGCCACCAAATAAAGAGGTAGCCAACGATGATGAGGAGGATTGGGGTTTTGATGATGATGAATGAAAGCGCTAAGTGCTAAGTTTTATTGACTGTAGCGAGACGTATAGCCAATTTTGAGTCACAGATGTAATTCTCCCCTACACACGCCAGTTTGATCAAATAGGGGAAACCACCTACCTTTACTTAACACCACATCGTTCACGAGACTCCTGCTTGACTTTTCCGTTCATAGCAGCTTCCTGCAAACTCATAAACGCGTTTAAATCTTCTGAATCATAATGAGTAGTCAGTAAGTAACGTAGCTGATTTTCTGCTTCAACTGTTAGATAACCTGTTGTTAAAGCTTGTTGCACAACATCACGAATTCGAGTCATGGTTGATGCCTCATTACACACCACATTAATTAATTTGAGCTAGCGACCTGAGAATATGCAGTATTTTTTATACTTAAAGTGTCAATTTTAGTAAAGCTGTTTGATGCTGTTTTAACAGTAGTGTCGTCATTTTTTACACCTTTGTCTTTAAAAATATTGATTAAAGCTAGTTAAATCTAAAGGTAAAAATATAGTTCATGTGCTGTATAAAACACCGTATTATGTCCAAATGAAGTGGCTCCGTCAAGGATAAAGTCAGGCTTGTTTATATTGACTGAATTTGTCTGATTAAAGTTTCAAAGAAGCTTTATTAAATTTCCTTTAAACCTAACCATACTTAATACATTACTACGAAGTCACCAGATTAAAGTTATTAAAATAGTTATAAATTTACCTGCAATTTATTTTGGCTGTATAGAATAATTATCAACAAATTTTCTAAGTTACATTGAATACACATCTAATAGTGATAACAACAGTTAGTCTCAATAAATCGATGAATTTATAGCGATTACAAACAGTTTATAGCCAAAAAAATTATACATATATATTGGTATCCAATAAAGAGAAGCCTTTGACACAAGTAAAAATAATTCTCAAGGAATGAGTATTCGCATGATTTTATTCCAGCAGAAATTATGAATATTCTTAATCACAGTTTTAGCAGTATTGTTAGAGAACTCCTTTGTTATTCTTGAAATATATCTAGAGGAAGCACTACACCTGTAAACTTTTCCCGTTCTCAAGAAGGTAGTGTATTGTGTTCCCTCAGTTACATAAACTAGTGTCACAGGATTTTAGGCATTGATAACTCTACTTCAGCCCCAAGGTTACTGAATTGTTATGTGCAGGCACAGGCCAAGATCACGAATCAAATGAGATTGCTATGTGAGGGTTTATTTATTTAATGGGTCTGCAAAATCTGGGAAAAAATGCTGAGGCTGGAAACAAGATACTTTCTAAAAGTTAAAAATTTACATCAAGTAACTTATGTACCAGAAACCGATAACTTACTACTAAGTAGAACAGGGTAAATAATTAAAGCTTTGTAGTGAGAACTTTAGTTCTCTCTGCGAGACGCTCCGCGAACAAAAAAGGAATAAAGCCCTGACTACGAACTCAATGTTAGTTTTTTAACATTACTTAACATGGGTTGCTTTTTTCAAGTTGTTCTACTTACAAATTGTTAACGGCTTTTTCAACCAATTAAGGTCAAGAGACTTAAAAACGACCTGATTATATTACCTGGCGATCGCTAGTTTTTGCACCTACCCTAAAGCAGATATTAGATAAACTTATATAGTGATGGGCAAGGCTGATTGTATTATGGTTTCTTGAGCATCACCCATCCTACTGGGGTTATTTTCAATCAACACAGCAGATTCTGATAACGGAGAATTAAACAAGAGTGAGTAGTTTATTGCAGGGAGTTAACCTATACTTAATCGGCATGATGGGCGCTGGTAAGACTACAGTAGGACATTTACTCGCCAAAGAATTGGGTTATGGCTTTTTAGATACTGATAATGTGATTGCCCAAGCTACTAAAAAATCTATCAATGAGATATTTGCCGAAGCAGGGGAAGCCGGATTTCGCCAGATAGAAAGCGATGTGTTAGCCCAGGTTTGTTCCTATACTAAGTTGACTGTAGCGACAGGTGGCGGCATTGTGTTGCGGCGAGAAAATTGGAGTTACCTACACCACGGTTTAATTTTGTGGCTAGATGTGCCAGTAGATATACTCTATGCACGTTTAGCGGCAGATACAACAAGACCACTTTTACAGGATGATGACCCAAAAGGCAAATTGCGATCGCTCCTGGAACAACGCACACCGCTTTATTCGCAAGCAGATTTACGCATCTGTGTCAATGCAGAAGAAACACCAGAACAAATTGCCAATAAAGTTATGCAGGCAATTCCCAGCGTCTTGAAACAAACTGCCTCTAATTAGTTAGGACTTACGCACCCAGATTTTCTGTTGAGGCTGGGTGTAAGGGTGTAGGGGTGTAAGGGTTTCAAACATTTATACCCCTACACCCCTATACCCCTATACCCTTCTCCAAACCCTTGATCTTTCGTTTTCATGCGTAAGTCCTATTAGTAATTCATAATTCGTAATTCGCAATGAAAGCAACAATTAGGAATTATACTGACTGGATAAATATATAAGTTTCCACGGCTCCTCAATGATGGTCAACGATATTGAGTATATCAGGCAAGCTGAAGCTACTCGTGTGCAGGTACTAAGCGAAGCACTACCTTATATTCAACAATTTGCCGGTCGCACCGTTGTTGTTAAATATGGTGGTGCGGCTATGAAAGATAGCCACCTCAAAGACCAAGTTATCCGCGATATTGTCTTTCTATCCTGCGTTGGGTTGCGGCCAATCTTGGTACATGGTGGCGGCCCGGAAATTAACAGTTGGTTAGATAAGCTGGGAATCGAAGCACAGTTTAAAAACGGTCTACGAGTCACTGATGCTCCCACAATGGATGTGGTGGAAATGGTATTGGTAGGTCGAGTTAATAAAGAAATTGTCTCTCTAATTAACCAAGCTGGCGGCTTGGCAGTAGGGCTTTGTGGTAAAGATGGTAACTTAATTACTGCCCGTCCCCAAGGTCAAGAGGGCATTGGTTTTGTCGGGGAAGTAAGTAACGTTAACATCAAAATTTTGGAAACTTTAGCCAGTAACGGCTATATTCCCGTTGTTTCCAGCGTTGCCGCCGATGACTCAGGACAGGCTTATAATATTAACGCCGATACTGTGGCTGGTGAAATTGCTGCCGCCTTAGGGGCGGAAAAACTGATTTTATTAACGGATACCAGAGGTATTTTAAAAGATTATCAAGACCCTGGAACATTGATTCCCAAAGTAGATATTCGGGAAGCCCGCGAATTAATTAATAGTGGTGTTGTTAGCGGTGGGATGATCCCCAAGGTTACTTGTTGTGTGCGATCGCTCGCTCAAGGAGTCAGAGCCGCACACATCATAGACGGTCGTATTCCCCACGCCTTACTACTGGAAATTTTTACTGATGTGGGTATTGGGACAATGATTCTCGGTTCTCAGTATAGTTAATTTATAAGGGTATGGGTAATGGGTACTGGGTAATAGGGGCTAATCTTCCCCCCCCCACCCCCCACTCCCTATTTTCCAGTTAGTGCTGATCGGTGGGCAAAAGTGAGTACAGAAAGTTTAGAACTGGCTAAAACTCGATATCAAGCGGGTAAATTTGCTTTTGAAAATGGGCAATATCGAGAAGCGGTAGAAAATCTCGAAAAAGCCAGCGCCTTAGTCGCGCGTAACTCCCGCCTTGGGGGTGAGGTAGAAATTTGGTTAGTTACAGCCTATGAAGCGGCTGGACGTACAGAAGATGCGATCGCCCTTTGTCAGCAACTTCGTCGTCATCCCCACTCCGAAACTAGCCAACAAGCCCGACGTTTGCTTTATATCCTGCAAGCGCCAAGATTGAAAAGACCCAGTAATTGGATGACAGAAATTCCTGATTTGGGCGCACTGTCTGACAATGAAGCCAAAACTCGTGTTATGGCCAAGCCACGTAAACCTACAGAAAAAAAAGCACCTGCTGAAGTCGAATTTGTTGATCTTTCTCAAGTCAATACCAAAGATAATCGCTTCATTTGGCTTGCTTTAATTGTGATTGGTTTAACTATTTCATATTTGGTTTGGCTGGGTTTTTAGGAGGGGGTAAAAAAAGATGACTGTTGATTGTTGACTGTTGAAGGTTAACTAATTACAACTGACACCCATAGCGCAGTAAATTTTGAGGAGAACTATATTAATGAGTTATGGTAATTTTGGTAAAAGTTTCAGAAAAATCATCAAACAGGTTAAGTTTTTTCTGTCAAACTTAACTGCTAAAAACAAACTTCGCAAACCCATTTTTTTATTAGTACTGTTAACATCACTGCTATTGACTGGCTGTGTGCAGTACGATGTAGGTGTCAATTTTGATAATTCTAATCATGGTCAACTGGTACAGCATATCAAATTGGCAGATAGGCTGACTAGTTTTAGCGGTGATTATGTATACGAATGGTTAACCAGCATAGAACGGCGCGCCCGGAAACTAGAAGGCAATGCCAAACGCATTTCTCCAGAAGAAGTAATTGTGACGATTCCTTTTAGTAATGGTCAAGAATTACAAACAAAATTCAACGAATTTTTTAATTCCCGCGCCCATCAAACAAATGACACTGAAGCAGGCACAGAAAATTCAGAATTTCCTAAGGTAGAGTCTAATTTGTTATTGACGCAAAATAACTTTCTTTTGGTAGTTAGAAATCAATTAATTTATGACCTAGATTTGCGATCGCTCTCTTTAATCGCCAATAAAGGTAATGTTTTAACAGATACTGGTTCCATCCTTGATTTAAAATTTGCCTTAAAAACACCTTGGGGAGCCAAAAGCATTCAAAGAACAGAAACTGCCGTACCACCAGAAAAGCAAAGCGGACAGCTAGTGTGGCGATTGCAACCCGGTGAACTCAACCATATAGAAGTAGTCTTTTGGCTACCCAGTCCTTTGGGTATTGGTGCTTTATTAATTGTTCTGTTTGTTTGGGGTGGATTTTACCTCAGGTATACATTTATGCCAGACCCCAAACTACAATTAGCTACTAAATCCGCCGTAGCAGAATAGTGATGAGTGTTGAGTAGTTAGCATCTCAGATTCTTGGTGGTATTCTACTCAGCATTCGGAACTATATTAAGGAGATAATCGGTGAATTTCCCAACTGTGATCATTTAAAAGAGTATAAAGCAGGCGATCGTGTAGGCGACTAGAGCGTCCTTGCCAAAACTCTATCTCTGAGGGGATCACTCGTAACCCCCCCCAGTGGGCAGGTCTAGGAATCTCCTGATTTTCATATTTATGTTGAAATTCCTGCATTCTTTGCTCTAAAACTTCTCGGCTAGCGATGATTTCGCTTTGATTCGATACCCATGCACCCAGTCGGCTATTAGCAGGACGACTGTAGAAGTAGTAGTCTGATTCACTTTCTGAAACCTTCTCTACCCTACCTGAAATTCTGACTTGGCGTTCTAATTCTGCCCACCAAAAAACCAAAGCTGCTTGGGGATTTTCCGCTAGTTCTTGACCTTTGCGACTGTTATAGTTGGTGAAAAAAACAAAACCCTGTTCATCAAAGTCTTTGAGCAATACCATTCTCGCGGAAGGTTGACCATCTGGTGTACTTGTAGCGATCGTCATAGCGTTGGGTTCTGGAAGTTGAGCTGCTAAAGCCTGCTCAAACCACTTTTTAAATTGTATGAAAGGATTAGGATCAACCTCGATTTCACTCAAACCCTCTAGGGTATAATCCTTGCGGAGGTCAGCTATGGTTCTATCCATAATGATTTAGTTCCTTGTTATCTGATAGATCGGCACACTTGCTTGTTAAGACTATCTATCATGATGATCACTGACAATACCACCTATTGAAGTTCGGGCAATTCTGACGATATACTTGTTTATCTTAAAAATGGGTAATATATAATACATGAATAAATCTAAAATACAGGTAT comes from the Nostoc sp. PCC 7120 = FACHB-418 genome and includes:
- a CDS encoding shikimate kinase, encoding MSSLLQGVNLYLIGMMGAGKTTVGHLLAKELGYGFLDTDNVIAQATKKSINEIFAEAGEAGFRQIESDVLAQVCSYTKLTVATGGGIVLRRENWSYLHHGLILWLDVPVDILYARLAADTTRPLLQDDDPKGKLRSLLEQRTPLYSQADLRICVNAEETPEQIANKVMQAIPSVLKQTASN
- the argB gene encoding acetylglutamate kinase, with protein sequence MMVNDIEYIRQAEATRVQVLSEALPYIQQFAGRTVVVKYGGAAMKDSHLKDQVIRDIVFLSCVGLRPILVHGGGPEINSWLDKLGIEAQFKNGLRVTDAPTMDVVEMVLVGRVNKEIVSLINQAGGLAVGLCGKDGNLITARPQGQEGIGFVGEVSNVNIKILETLASNGYIPVVSSVAADDSGQAYNINADTVAGEIAAALGAEKLILLTDTRGILKDYQDPGTLIPKVDIREARELINSGVVSGGMIPKVTCCVRSLAQGVRAAHIIDGRIPHALLLEIFTDVGIGTMILGSQYS
- a CDS encoding tetratricopeptide repeat protein is translated as MSTESLELAKTRYQAGKFAFENGQYREAVENLEKASALVARNSRLGGEVEIWLVTAYEAAGRTEDAIALCQQLRRHPHSETSQQARRLLYILQAPRLKRPSNWMTEIPDLGALSDNEAKTRVMAKPRKPTEKKAPAEVEFVDLSQVNTKDNRFIWLALIVIGLTISYLVWLGF
- a CDS encoding DUF3153 domain-containing protein: MSYGNFGKSFRKIIKQVKFFLSNLTAKNKLRKPIFLLVLLTSLLLTGCVQYDVGVNFDNSNHGQLVQHIKLADRLTSFSGDYVYEWLTSIERRARKLEGNAKRISPEEVIVTIPFSNGQELQTKFNEFFNSRAHQTNDTEAGTENSEFPKVESNLLLTQNNFLLVVRNQLIYDLDLRSLSLIANKGNVLTDTGSILDLKFALKTPWGAKSIQRTETAVPPEKQSGQLVWRLQPGELNHIEVVFWLPSPLGIGALLIVLFVWGGFYLRYTFMPDPKLQLATKSAVAE
- the pdxH gene encoding pyridoxamine 5'-phosphate oxidase; translation: MDRTIADLRKDYTLEGLSEIEVDPNPFIQFKKWFEQALAAQLPEPNAMTIATSTPDGQPSARMVLLKDFDEQGFVFFTNYNSRKGQELAENPQAALVFWWAELERQVRISGRVEKVSESESDYYFYSRPANSRLGAWVSNQSEIIASREVLEQRMQEFQHKYENQEIPRPAHWGGLRVIPSEIEFWQGRSSRLHDRLLYTLLNDHSWEIHRLSP